The Xanthomonas sp. CFBP 8443 genome has a window encoding:
- a CDS encoding ParA family protein, with the protein MKTILVAGSKGGVGKTTIATHLAAYYALAGKRTVLADADPQGSSTRWAERRAGLDSAVLPIDASRKRNWRAALPDDAQRLIIDGAAGAMAEDLAQFLDEADAVVVPVMPSALDIEATVGFLNTLAKVPRVHQRKLPVGLVINRSKPWTHAAQQALEMLGGWPYPVLAQLRDSQAYVVLVGLGRSLFDYRSAQVRDHQQDWEPLLKWLKKA; encoded by the coding sequence ATGAAGACGATCCTGGTGGCCGGCTCCAAGGGCGGCGTGGGCAAGACCACGATTGCCACGCACCTGGCCGCGTACTACGCGCTGGCCGGCAAGCGCACGGTGCTCGCCGATGCCGATCCCCAGGGCTCCTCGACCCGCTGGGCCGAGCGCCGCGCCGGCCTGGACAGCGCGGTGCTGCCGATCGACGCCAGCCGCAAACGCAACTGGCGCGCGGCGCTGCCGGACGACGCGCAACGGCTGATTATCGACGGCGCGGCCGGCGCCATGGCCGAGGATCTGGCCCAGTTCCTGGACGAGGCCGACGCGGTGGTGGTGCCGGTGATGCCCTCGGCGCTGGACATCGAGGCCACCGTCGGCTTCCTCAACACCCTGGCCAAGGTGCCGCGGGTGCACCAGCGCAAGTTGCCGGTGGGGCTGGTGATCAACCGCAGCAAGCCGTGGACCCACGCCGCGCAGCAGGCGCTGGAGATGCTCGGCGGCTGGCCGTACCCGGTGCTGGCGCAGCTGCGCGACAGCCAGGCCTACGTGGTGCTGGTCGGCCTCGGCCGCAGCCTGTTCGACTACCGTTCTGCCCAGGTGCGCGATCACCAGCAGGACTGGGAACCCTTGCTCAAGTGGCTCAAGAAGGCCTGA
- a CDS encoding phospholipase D family protein, protein MTSLLRVLVLAAMLLGSGCASLSQAQHGRAVAIAEAARDSRVDCTEADHCALASPLRGLAGKAFAASGEQTPQHYATILDHGEEALVARVNLIRSASRSIDLQTYIFDKDDSARLVMDELLAAARRGVQVRVLIDQLSAISDLQILGALAGAHQNFSLRIYNPTFGLAKPNYFHYAASVVCCFRRFNQRMHNKMLVVDDAVGVVGGRNYQDDYYDWDAEYNFRDRDVLVAGPVAREMAASFDAYWAARRSVPVARLNDVGKLLLRDGVPAMPPARFLRPERVQRVSDEAADPAFVEEAFVRPALPVSNVSYAADPPQKHRRDAASKQALAVAVPKRVSLITGAQREIILQTPYLVLSDPAQEIFRNLRKRPTPPKIIVATNSLASTDNPVVYALSYKYKRRNLRELGFDIYEYKPFPLDAPVNYANLLPSPLLPDADAADGGGRNPLIGGSAAGRSSALGSGSGGPGGSGRRADGSQVDRRVLRTETRPSFLSRRAANRPLPVTREGARMGLHAKSLVVDRHIAVIGTHNFDPRSENYNTEGAVIIDDPAFAQALAASILRDIEPSNSWTVASRAKPPVLSGLNYSLGKASEALPVLDFWPWRYATNYEFQPGPDCPAPLTRRDPGFHRCYSAVGDFPEVNVGPKWLLVRMLTAFGSGLVPIL, encoded by the coding sequence GTGACCTCATTGCTGCGGGTCCTGGTGCTGGCGGCGATGCTGCTCGGCAGCGGTTGCGCGAGCCTGTCGCAGGCCCAGCACGGCCGTGCCGTGGCGATCGCCGAGGCCGCGCGCGACAGTCGCGTCGACTGCACCGAGGCCGACCACTGCGCGCTGGCCTCGCCGCTGCGCGGGCTGGCCGGCAAGGCCTTCGCCGCCTCCGGCGAGCAGACCCCGCAGCACTACGCCACGATCCTGGACCATGGCGAGGAAGCGCTGGTGGCGCGGGTCAACCTGATCCGCAGCGCCAGCCGCAGCATCGACCTGCAGACCTACATCTTCGACAAGGACGACAGCGCGCGGCTGGTCATGGACGAACTGCTGGCCGCGGCGCGGCGCGGCGTGCAGGTGCGGGTGCTGATCGACCAGCTGTCGGCGATCTCCGACCTGCAGATCCTCGGCGCGCTGGCCGGCGCGCACCAGAACTTCTCGCTGCGCATCTACAACCCCACCTTCGGCCTGGCCAAGCCCAACTACTTCCACTACGCCGCCAGCGTGGTGTGCTGCTTCCGCCGCTTCAACCAGCGCATGCACAACAAGATGCTGGTGGTGGACGACGCGGTCGGCGTGGTCGGCGGACGCAACTACCAGGACGACTATTACGACTGGGACGCCGAGTACAACTTCCGCGACCGCGACGTGCTGGTGGCCGGTCCGGTGGCGCGCGAGATGGCGGCCAGCTTCGATGCGTACTGGGCGGCGCGGCGCAGCGTGCCGGTGGCGCGGCTCAACGACGTCGGCAAGCTGCTGCTGCGCGACGGCGTGCCGGCGATGCCGCCGGCCCGCTTCCTGCGCCCGGAGCGGGTGCAGCGGGTCAGCGACGAAGCCGCCGACCCGGCGTTCGTCGAGGAAGCGTTCGTGCGCCCGGCGCTGCCGGTGAGCAATGTCAGCTATGCCGCCGATCCGCCGCAGAAGCACCGGCGCGATGCCGCATCCAAGCAGGCGCTGGCGGTGGCCGTGCCCAAGCGGGTCAGCCTGATCACCGGCGCGCAGCGCGAGATCATCCTGCAGACGCCCTACCTGGTGCTGTCCGACCCGGCGCAGGAGATCTTCCGCAACCTGCGCAAGCGGCCCACGCCGCCCAAGATCATCGTTGCCACCAACAGCCTGGCCTCCACCGACAACCCGGTGGTGTACGCGCTGTCGTACAAGTACAAGCGCCGCAACTTGCGCGAGCTCGGCTTCGACATCTACGAATACAAGCCGTTCCCGCTGGACGCGCCGGTGAACTACGCCAACCTGCTGCCGTCGCCGTTGCTGCCCGATGCCGACGCGGCCGATGGCGGTGGCCGCAATCCGCTGATCGGCGGCAGCGCGGCCGGCCGTTCCAGCGCGCTCGGCAGCGGCAGCGGTGGCCCGGGCGGCAGCGGACGCCGCGCCGACGGCAGCCAGGTCGACCGCCGCGTGCTGCGCACCGAGACGCGCCCGTCGTTCCTCAGCCGCCGCGCGGCCAACCGCCCGCTGCCGGTGACCCGCGAGGGCGCGCGCATGGGGCTGCACGCCAAGTCGCTGGTGGTGGACCGGCACATCGCGGTGATCGGCACCCACAACTTCGACCCGCGCAGCGAGAACTACAACACCGAGGGCGCGGTGATCATCGACGACCCGGCCTTCGCGCAGGCGCTGGCCGCCAGCATCCTGCGCGACATCGAGCCGTCGAACTCGTGGACGGTCGCGTCGCGCGCCAAGCCGCCGGTGCTGTCGGGGCTGAACTACAGCCTCGGCAAGGCATCGGAGGCGTTGCCGGTGCTGGATTTCTGGCCATGGCGCTATGCCACCAACTACGAATTCCAGCCCGGCCCGGACTGCCCGGCGCCGCTGACCCGGCGCGATCCCGGCTTCCACCGCTGCTACAGCGCGGTCGGCGACTTCCCCGAGGTCAACGTCGGCCCGAAGTGGCTGCTGGTGCGGATGCTGACCGCGTTCGGTTCGGGGTTGGTGCCGATTCTTTGA
- a CDS encoding YceI family protein: MALNAPRRRLRPALCMALLSACLLPGWGSAQAPPLSPGEHALDPVQSRFGFEIRTRFGQRIEGFFPRFEGTVEMLPDGRHQVRLRLFTGYVQIPGKPRYTGWMRGEDFFDAERFPTVSFDSQPFSPTLLTSGGALVGTLSIRGVSHTETLTMMPTACAHPGYDCDVISRGTVLRGRYGMDKWDLALSDRVTFVLRARLTEADAP, translated from the coding sequence GTGGCCCTGAACGCACCGCGCCGGCGCCTGCGCCCGGCGTTGTGCATGGCGCTGCTGTCGGCCTGCCTGCTGCCCGGCTGGGGCAGCGCGCAGGCGCCGCCGCTGTCGCCGGGGGAGCACGCGCTCGATCCGGTGCAGTCGCGCTTCGGCTTCGAGATCCGCACCCGCTTCGGGCAGCGCATCGAGGGCTTCTTCCCGCGCTTCGAGGGCACCGTGGAGATGCTGCCCGACGGCCGCCACCAGGTGCGCCTGCGCCTGTTCACCGGCTACGTGCAGATCCCCGGCAAGCCGCGCTACACCGGCTGGATGCGCGGGGAGGACTTCTTCGATGCGGAACGCTTCCCGACCGTGTCCTTCGACTCGCAACCGTTCTCCCCGACGCTGTTGACCAGCGGCGGCGCGTTGGTCGGCACGCTGAGCATCCGCGGGGTCAGCCATACCGAGACGCTGACCATGATGCCGACCGCCTGCGCCCACCCAGGCTATGATTGCGATGTGATCAGCCGCGGTACGGTTCTGCGTGGACGCTATGGAATGGATAAGTGGGATCTGGCCTTGAGCGATCGGGTCACCTTTGTGCTGCGCGCACGGTTGACGGAGGCGGACGCTCCGTGA
- a CDS encoding histidine phosphatase family protein, with the protein MREVILLRHAHAEPADTGQADVDRPLSPHGLAEAEAAGRWLLEQRLVPDRVLCSPARRARETLEAVLELTGYVEQRLEPRAYEATSGTLAALLDEHRDVERLLLVGHNPGLEQLAALMHSGQSGDYRGMPTASVVVLTVPQEAAIEPGVARLTAFWWP; encoded by the coding sequence CTGCGTGAAGTGATCCTGCTGCGCCATGCCCATGCCGAACCGGCCGATACCGGCCAGGCCGATGTCGACCGGCCGCTGTCGCCGCACGGCCTGGCCGAGGCCGAAGCCGCCGGGCGCTGGCTGCTGGAGCAGCGGCTGGTGCCCGACCGGGTGCTGTGCTCGCCGGCGCGGCGCGCGCGCGAAACCCTGGAGGCGGTGCTGGAGCTGACCGGCTATGTCGAGCAGCGCCTGGAGCCGCGGGCCTACGAGGCCACCTCCGGCACCCTGGCCGCGCTGCTGGACGAGCATCGCGACGTCGAGCGGCTGCTGCTGGTCGGCCACAACCCGGGCCTGGAACAGCTGGCGGCGCTGATGCACAGCGGCCAGTCCGGCGACTACCGCGGCATGCCCACCGCCAGCGTGGTGGTGCTGACCGTGCCGCAGGAGGCGGCGATCGAGCCGGGCGTGGCCCGATTGACCGCGTTCTGGTGGCCCTGA